The Shewanella japonica genome has a window encoding:
- a CDS encoding efflux RND transporter permease subunit, producing the protein MILTDISVKRPVLASVISILIIILGLVSFEKLPLREYPNIDPPVVSIDTRYRGASATVVESRITQLIEDRISGVEGIKHVSSTSRDGRSSVTLEFDVGRDIEAAANDVRDRISGLLDNLPEEADPPEVEKANGGDEVIMWLNLVSDQMTTLQLTDYARRYLVDRFSVVDGVANIRLGGGKVYAMRIWIDRQALASRNLTVADVESALRSENVELPAGSIESKERHFTVRVDRSFRTEQDFANLVITQGDDGYLVKLGDVAKVAIGSEEERIMFRGNTESMIGLGVSKQSTSNTLEVARAANALVDVINPTLPAGMEIKRSYDSSVFIEASIKEVYQTLFIAMILVIIVIYLFLGSVRAMLIPALTVPVSLMGTFIVLYSLGYTINLLTLLAMILAIGMVVDDAIVMLENIHRRIELGDSPLKAAYLGGREVAFAVVATTLVLIAVFMPISFLDGDLGKLFKEFAVTMSAAVIFSSLVALTLSPMMCSKLLKPAGESSWLVKKVDALMDYLSSIYQSNLNSAIKQPYLIGLIVVVAFAVSGYLLNKIPQEFAPSEDRGSMFLVVNGPQGASFEYIEKYMDEIEGRLMPLVESGDIKRLLIRAPRGFGTAADFSNGMAIIVLEDWSVRRPANEIIVDIRSRISDLAGVRAFPIMRQAFGRGVGKPVQFVLGGPSYEELALWRDMLLEKASENQMLVGLDHDYKETKPQLRVAIDKDRAADLGVSISHIGRTLESMLGSRLVTTFMRDGEEYDVIIEGNRDNQNTASDLENIYVRSDRTSELVPLSNLVKVEEYADASSLNRYNRMRAITIEANLADGYSLGEALDYLNDIAHTYLPAEAVISYKGQSLDYQSSGNSMYFVFVLALGIVFLVLAAQFESYVHPMVIMLTVPLATLGALIGLWFTGQSINIYSQIGIIMLVGLAAKNGILIVEFANQLRDKGIAFDEAIVQASAQRLRPILMTGITTAAGAIPLVLSSGAGAETRFVIGVVVLSGILLATFFTLLVIPVAYSIFARNSSSPEAIAKLLDEELKN; encoded by the coding sequence ATGATATTAACTGATATTTCAGTAAAAAGACCGGTATTAGCCTCTGTAATTAGTATTTTGATTATCATTTTGGGTTTAGTGTCTTTTGAAAAGCTACCCTTACGAGAATATCCCAATATTGACCCGCCAGTTGTGTCTATTGATACCCGTTATCGTGGTGCGAGTGCCACGGTAGTTGAGAGTCGTATTACCCAACTTATTGAAGATAGGATTAGTGGGGTTGAAGGGATTAAGCATGTTAGCTCAACAAGCCGTGACGGTCGCTCTTCAGTGACGTTAGAGTTCGATGTTGGGCGAGATATTGAAGCTGCAGCTAACGATGTACGAGATCGAATCTCTGGATTGTTAGACAATTTACCTGAAGAAGCCGATCCGCCAGAGGTTGAAAAAGCTAACGGTGGTGATGAAGTGATCATGTGGCTAAACCTTGTCTCTGATCAAATGACAACGTTGCAGCTCACCGATTACGCACGTCGATATTTAGTTGATCGCTTTTCTGTCGTAGACGGTGTCGCCAATATTCGTTTAGGTGGCGGTAAAGTGTATGCCATGCGAATTTGGATTGATCGCCAAGCATTGGCATCTCGAAACTTGACGGTAGCGGATGTTGAATCAGCGCTTCGCTCAGAAAACGTTGAATTGCCTGCTGGTTCTATTGAATCAAAAGAGCGTCACTTTACAGTGCGAGTTGATAGAAGTTTTAGAACCGAACAGGACTTTGCCAATTTAGTGATTACCCAAGGTGACGATGGTTACTTAGTTAAGCTGGGTGATGTCGCCAAGGTTGCGATCGGCTCTGAAGAAGAGCGTATTATGTTCCGTGGTAACACTGAATCAATGATTGGACTCGGTGTATCTAAACAGTCAACATCTAACACGTTAGAAGTGGCGCGTGCGGCTAATGCACTAGTGGATGTGATTAATCCAACTCTACCTGCTGGAATGGAAATTAAACGCTCATACGATAGCTCAGTGTTTATCGAAGCTTCAATTAAAGAGGTTTATCAGACACTCTTTATTGCTATGATCTTAGTCATTATCGTGATCTATCTGTTCTTGGGTAGCGTGCGGGCTATGTTAATCCCAGCGCTAACCGTGCCTGTATCGCTCATGGGAACATTTATTGTTCTTTACAGTCTTGGCTACACAATTAATCTGTTAACGCTGTTAGCGATGATCCTTGCGATTGGTATGGTGGTTGATGATGCCATCGTGATGCTTGAAAACATTCACCGCCGTATTGAACTTGGCGACTCACCGTTGAAGGCGGCTTACCTTGGTGGTCGAGAAGTTGCGTTTGCTGTTGTCGCTACAACACTTGTTTTGATTGCTGTATTTATGCCAATAAGCTTTTTGGACGGTGATTTAGGCAAACTATTTAAAGAGTTTGCTGTGACGATGAGCGCAGCGGTCATATTTTCGAGTTTAGTGGCATTAACCTTAAGCCCAATGATGTGCTCTAAATTATTAAAGCCTGCTGGTGAGAGCTCATGGTTAGTTAAAAAAGTTGATGCCTTAATGGATTATCTGTCATCAATTTATCAGTCAAACCTTAACTCCGCGATTAAGCAGCCGTATTTAATTGGTCTGATTGTGGTCGTTGCCTTTGCTGTCAGTGGTTATTTGCTTAATAAAATTCCACAAGAATTTGCACCAAGTGAAGATAGGGGCTCAATGTTCCTAGTCGTTAACGGCCCTCAAGGTGCAAGCTTTGAGTATATTGAAAAGTACATGGATGAAATTGAAGGTAGGTTGATGCCTTTAGTTGAGTCTGGTGATATTAAGCGTCTGTTAATTCGTGCACCAAGGGGCTTTGGAACCGCGGCTGACTTTTCTAATGGCATGGCGATTATTGTTTTAGAAGATTGGTCTGTTAGGCGACCTGCGAATGAAATTATTGTCGATATCCGTAGTCGAATTTCTGATTTAGCTGGGGTGAGAGCATTCCCGATCATGAGACAAGCGTTTGGGCGTGGTGTCGGTAAACCTGTGCAATTTGTATTAGGTGGCCCAAGTTACGAAGAGCTTGCGCTTTGGCGAGATATGTTATTAGAAAAAGCCTCTGAAAATCAGATGCTCGTTGGACTTGACCATGATTATAAAGAAACCAAACCGCAGTTAAGAGTGGCGATAGATAAAGATCGTGCTGCAGATTTAGGCGTGTCTATTTCACATATTGGTCGTACTTTAGAGTCAATGCTAGGGTCACGTTTGGTGACAACCTTTATGCGTGACGGTGAAGAGTATGATGTCATTATTGAAGGTAATCGCGACAATCAAAATACAGCCTCTGATCTTGAAAATATCTATGTTCGCTCGGATAGAACCAGTGAGTTAGTGCCGTTATCTAACCTAGTTAAGGTCGAAGAATATGCTGATGCAAGTTCGTTAAATCGATATAACCGAATGCGAGCAATCACCATTGAAGCGAATTTAGCGGATGGTTACAGCTTAGGCGAAGCGTTAGATTACTTAAACGATATTGCCCATACTTATCTTCCAGCTGAAGCTGTCATCAGCTACAAAGGACAATCGTTAGATTATCAAAGTTCTGGTAATTCTATGTACTTTGTATTTGTTTTAGCACTCGGTATTGTGTTCCTTGTATTAGCGGCGCAATTTGAAAGCTATGTGCATCCAATGGTGATTATGTTAACTGTGCCATTAGCTACCTTAGGGGCGTTAATCGGTTTATGGTTTACAGGTCAAAGCATCAATATCTACAGTCAGATTGGTATTATTATGCTGGTGGGACTGGCAGCTAAAAATGGTATTTTGATTGTTGAGTTTGCTAACCAATTGCGAGATAAAGGGATTGCTTTTGATGAAGCGATAGTTCAAGCCTCGGCCCAGCGTCTAAGACCTATTTTAATGACGGGTATTACCACAGCTGCAGGCGCAATTCCTTTGGTGTTATCAAGTGGTGCAGGAGCTGAAACTCGTTTTGTGATTGGTGTTGTTGTGCTTTCAGGCATTTTATTAGCCACTTTCTTCACCTTATTGGTGATACCTGTTGCTTATAGTATTTTTGCTCGAAACAGTAGCTCACCTGAAGCTATCGCTAAACTGTTAGATGAAGAATTAAAAAATTAA
- a CDS encoding DUF1254 domain-containing protein codes for MKIVSKLAAIALLTSTSVSADPIIVNQDNFPQAYTNLRFAAIIEKAGGLNTFLKMPVPSSDPTQQFVVRMNRDTAYSTSVFDLSSRKVYITIPKTDKYVTIQIVDENHETQRMIYGPGRHLITAKTDHAFVIVRTLDSELRDNIVVEAPKPKPFKTKNWDKPSFQKTEKEGNADFSDGYYQAGAFSNVESGQTPYMNYVGVAGGWGGAMVMDNIYQTSPYFDANGCYETTFVNPEAKYFWSATVYNGDGYMFNDVANISSEMNPKQNKDGTYTLRFGCKGQPNNIPVLEGNTTGKFNVLMRHYGPSDMVSNGEYGYNMTQFIRKAD; via the coding sequence ATGAAAATTGTATCCAAACTTGCTGCTATTGCGCTATTGACCTCAACTAGCGTGAGCGCTGACCCTATCATCGTCAATCAAGATAACTTCCCTCAGGCTTACACCAACCTTAGGTTTGCTGCGATAATTGAAAAAGCGGGTGGCTTAAACACGTTCTTAAAGATGCCAGTTCCAAGTAGTGATCCGACACAGCAATTCGTTGTCAGAATGAACAGAGATACGGCTTATTCAACTTCTGTTTTCGATTTATCTAGCAGGAAGGTTTATATCACCATCCCGAAAACGGATAAATATGTCACCATACAAATCGTCGATGAAAACCATGAAACACAACGAATGATATATGGGCCTGGCAGACACTTAATAACCGCTAAGACAGATCATGCATTCGTCATAGTCCGTACTCTTGATAGTGAATTACGTGACAATATTGTGGTAGAGGCGCCGAAACCAAAGCCATTCAAAACAAAAAACTGGGATAAACCATCTTTCCAAAAAACTGAAAAAGAAGGGAATGCTGATTTCAGTGATGGTTATTACCAAGCTGGTGCTTTTAGTAATGTTGAAAGCGGTCAAACTCCATACATGAACTATGTTGGAGTTGCAGGTGGCTGGGGCGGCGCAATGGTCATGGATAACATTTATCAAACCAGCCCCTATTTTGACGCTAATGGATGTTATGAAACTACATTCGTCAATCCAGAAGCAAAATACTTTTGGTCAGCGACTGTTTATAACGGTGACGGATATATGTTTAATGACGTAGCCAATATATCAAGTGAAATGAACCCAAAGCAAAATAAAGATGGAACTTACACCTTGCGTTTTGGTTGTAAAGGCCAGCCAAATAATATTCCAGTATTAGAAGGAAATACCACTGGTAAATTCAATGTCTTGATGCGCCATTATGGCCCAAGTGACATGGTGAGCAATGGTGAGTATGGCTACAACATGACTCAATTTATTAGAAAGGCAGATTAA
- the fadE gene encoding acyl-CoA dehydrogenase FadE produces the protein MTTLTWIIAMIAVLGAATYMRVSLLTATIAAAAVMFIGSVLDIVGGVTWIVFLALALPLNIKSFRQNFISRPLLKVYQGIMPEMSSTEKEAIEAGTTWWEADLFAGNPNWNKLHNYPKGRLTAEEQAFLNGPVETVCKMVNQHQVSHELADLPQDVWQYLKDEGFFAMIIKKKYGGLEFSAYAQSRVLQKLAGLSSELASTVGVPNSLGPGELLQHYGTPEQQDHYLPRLAKGLEVPCFALTSPEAGSDAGAIPDFGIVCKGEFEGEEVLGMKLTWNKRYITLAPVATVLGLAFKLRDPDGLLGDTEDLGITCALIPTDIPGVETGRRHFPLNCMFQNGPTRGNEVFVPLSFIIGGPEMAGQGWRMLVECLSVGRGITLPSNSAGGVKTAALATGAYARIRRQFKLPIGKLEGIEEPMARIGGNAYLMDAVSSLTTVGIGLGEKPSVISAIVKYHLTDRMQKCVIDAMDIHGGKGVCLGPNNYLGRGYQAAPIAITVEGANILTRSMIIYGQGAIRCHPYVLAEMESSFDTTSGKGLSNFDNAIFGHIGFAMSNFVRSFWMGLTSSRLSKSPYSDKTKRYYQHMNRFSANLALLSDLAMATLGGNLKRKERISARLGDLLSELYLASATLKRYEDEGRLTEDLPLVQWAVEDSLYKLQSSLDDLLDNFPMGLGIALRAVIFPFGRPLKRPSDVLDHKVSKIMQTPCASRDRLGQGQFWTPSEHNVVGIQEQTLLDILASEPVYDKVCKAAGKRLPFMWLDKVAAEGKALGVLSDAEVALLERAEVGRLKTINVDDFDPEELEAKTAAVANQIQAA, from the coding sequence TTGACTACCCTTACCTGGATCATCGCCATGATCGCAGTTCTTGGCGCCGCAACTTATATGCGGGTGTCGTTATTAACGGCAACAATCGCTGCAGCTGCTGTCATGTTCATTGGCAGCGTATTAGATATTGTTGGTGGTGTAACATGGATAGTATTTTTAGCCCTCGCATTACCACTGAATATAAAATCTTTTCGTCAAAACTTTATCTCTCGTCCACTACTTAAAGTTTATCAAGGCATCATGCCTGAAATGTCTTCTACTGAAAAAGAAGCCATCGAAGCGGGAACAACTTGGTGGGAAGCTGATCTGTTTGCGGGTAACCCAAACTGGAACAAGCTTCATAACTACCCTAAAGGACGGTTAACCGCAGAAGAGCAAGCCTTCCTCAATGGACCAGTTGAGACCGTTTGTAAAATGGTTAATCAACATCAAGTTTCACACGAACTTGCTGATTTACCACAAGATGTATGGCAATACCTTAAAGATGAAGGCTTCTTTGCCATGATCATTAAGAAAAAATACGGTGGTCTTGAGTTTTCTGCGTACGCACAATCACGTGTATTACAAAAATTAGCCGGTCTGAGCAGTGAACTTGCGTCAACTGTCGGCGTGCCAAATTCATTAGGTCCTGGTGAGCTATTACAGCACTATGGTACCCCTGAACAACAAGATCATTACTTACCTCGTCTCGCTAAAGGACTGGAAGTTCCTTGTTTTGCATTAACAAGCCCTGAAGCTGGTAGTGATGCGGGTGCAATTCCTGATTTTGGTATTGTATGTAAAGGTGAGTTTGAAGGCGAAGAAGTGTTAGGTATGAAGCTTACATGGAACAAACGCTACATCACCCTAGCTCCTGTTGCCACTGTTCTGGGTTTAGCATTTAAACTTCGAGATCCAGATGGACTATTAGGTGATACTGAAGATCTAGGTATTACCTGTGCGTTAATTCCGACAGATATTCCAGGCGTTGAAACGGGTCGTCGTCACTTCCCACTAAACTGTATGTTCCAAAATGGACCAACACGCGGTAATGAAGTATTTGTACCACTTAGTTTTATTATTGGTGGCCCAGAAATGGCCGGCCAAGGCTGGCGCATGCTAGTTGAGTGTTTATCTGTAGGTCGTGGTATTACCCTACCATCTAATTCTGCAGGTGGTGTTAAAACTGCTGCGTTAGCAACTGGTGCATATGCACGTATTCGTCGTCAGTTTAAATTACCGATTGGTAAGCTTGAAGGTATTGAAGAGCCAATGGCACGCATTGGTGGTAACGCTTATCTGATGGATGCTGTGAGTTCGTTAACGACTGTTGGTATTGGTTTAGGTGAGAAACCTTCGGTTATTTCAGCCATTGTTAAATACCATTTAACCGACAGAATGCAAAAGTGCGTTATTGACGCTATGGATATTCATGGTGGTAAAGGTGTTTGTCTCGGCCCCAATAACTATTTAGGCCGTGGTTACCAAGCTGCACCAATTGCCATTACCGTTGAAGGTGCAAATATTTTAACCCGCTCAATGATCATTTATGGTCAAGGTGCAATCCGTTGTCATCCATATGTATTAGCTGAAATGGAATCTTCTTTTGATACCACTTCAGGAAAAGGATTAAGTAACTTTGATAATGCCATTTTCGGTCATATTGGGTTTGCTATGTCTAACTTTGTTAGAAGCTTTTGGATGGGGTTAACGTCAAGTCGACTATCTAAATCACCTTATAGCGATAAAACAAAACGTTATTATCAACATATGAACCGCTTTAGTGCCAACCTAGCTTTGCTATCTGATTTAGCGATGGCAACCTTGGGCGGCAACCTAAAACGTAAAGAACGTATTTCTGCTCGATTAGGTGATTTGTTAAGTGAACTATATCTCGCATCTGCAACTTTAAAACGTTATGAAGACGAAGGACGTTTAACTGAAGACTTACCTTTAGTTCAATGGGCTGTAGAAGATTCACTGTATAAACTACAAAGCTCACTTGATGATTTATTAGATAATTTCCCTATGGGTCTTGGCATTGCACTTCGTGCTGTTATCTTCCCATTCGGTCGCCCATTAAAACGTCCTAGCGATGTGCTTGATCATAAGGTTTCTAAGATCATGCAAACGCCATGTGCGAGTCGTGACCGTTTAGGTCAAGGCCAATTCTGGACTCCTTCAGAGCACAACGTTGTGGGCATTCAAGAACAAACCTTACTTGATATTCTGGCTTCTGAGCCAGTGTATGACAAGGTATGTAAAGCAGCTGGCAAACGTCTACCATTTATGTGGTTAGACAAGGTTGCCGCAGAAGGTAAAGCACTAGGCGTGTTAAGCGATGCTGAAGTAGCCTTACTCGAAAGAGCTGAAGTTGGGCGTTTGAAAACCATCAATGTGGATGATTTCGACCCAGAAGAACTTGAAGCAAAAACTGCTGCCGTAGCTAATCAAATACAAGCAGCGTAA
- a CDS encoding class II glutamine amidotransferase, producing MCELLAMSANVPTDIVFSFTGLAERGGVTGPHVDGWGITFYEGKGSRTFKDACPSSESHIAKLIKSYPIKSEIVVSHIRQANRGCVSLENTHPFTRELWGKYWTYAHNGQLSDYQDKFVVERFQPVGDTDSELAFCWIMEQVLAEFGHKQPEDMKKVFSFISGLADEIRALGVFNMILSDGVDLMTYCSNNLCYITRRAPFGKATLIDTDVVIDFDKETTPNDVVTVIATRPLTNNEQWHILSPGEWKLFRQGELQVC from the coding sequence ATGTGTGAATTACTAGCGATGAGCGCTAATGTTCCAACTGATATTGTGTTTAGTTTCACAGGTTTAGCTGAAAGGGGTGGGGTGACTGGCCCACATGTTGATGGCTGGGGAATTACTTTTTATGAAGGTAAGGGCAGTCGAACTTTTAAAGATGCTTGCCCAAGTAGTGAGTCGCATATTGCGAAGTTAATTAAATCATACCCTATTAAAAGTGAAATAGTTGTAAGCCATATTCGTCAAGCAAATCGTGGATGTGTTTCTTTAGAAAATACCCATCCTTTTACACGTGAATTATGGGGGAAGTATTGGACTTATGCTCATAATGGTCAGCTTTCAGACTATCAAGATAAGTTTGTTGTTGAACGTTTTCAGCCTGTTGGGGATACCGACAGTGAATTAGCTTTTTGTTGGATTATGGAACAGGTGTTAGCTGAATTTGGCCATAAGCAACCAGAAGACATGAAAAAGGTCTTTAGTTTCATTTCTGGGCTTGCGGATGAGATCCGTGCTTTAGGTGTATTTAACATGATTTTAAGTGATGGGGTTGATTTGATGACTTATTGCAGCAACAACTTATGTTATATCACTCGTCGAGCACCGTTTGGTAAAGCTACTTTGATTGATACAGACGTGGTAATCGATTTTGATAAAGAAACCACACCGAATGATGTTGTTACTGTTATTGCAACAAGACCACTGACCAATAACGAGCAATGGCATATATTATCGCCAGGCGAATGGAAGTTGTTTAGACAAGGTGAACTACAAGTCTGTTAA